CTGGTTCATGGAGTAGAGGCCAAAACATCCTTTATGTGCATTCTGATATAACTGGTGGTGTGCTTCTGAATGGTGTTCTGCATTGGTTAGGTGAAGCTGTACACTGGTCAGGTGATACGGCCACTCGTGAAAAAACTATAATCTCCTTTGATATTAACAGTGAGAAGTTCATTGGTTTACCACTTCCTGAAGAAACTATGAAATGCCCAGAAGAGATATTTGATGTCCAAGTGCTGGGAGATTCCCTTTGCTTAATTTGTGGTGTCCGTAACGTTCATGTTGATGTATGGGTTATGCAAAATTATGGTGTGAGAGAATCTTGGACAAAGCAATTCACCATTACCCAAGAAGGAATGACTGAAGAACCCCGATTATTAAAGTTCTATGGCTCTGTTAAAGATAGTGAGATTCTAATACAGGTTGGTGAACGTCTCGGTTTATACGACCAAAAGAATGATAGCGTTAGGATCCTAGATATAAATGGCATAAATGATGGTAATTTTTTCTCGGAGAGTTACGTGGAGAGCTTAGTTTCGGTGAGTTCAGGTACTTATATGGGTACAACGGGGAAAAAACAGTCCAAGGATGCTATTGAAATTCAAGATTCTCACTCGAAGAGAAACACCAAAGTTACAATGGAAGAAGCTGCAGATAAAGAAGCGAAACGCAAGCATAATGAACTACTAGATGAAAGTAGTAGCAGTTCTAAAAGAAAACGAGCATCTTATGAGAACAAAGAATTGGATGCCGTTAATTCTTCTCTTGGTGATGCTTTATTTGTCAACGTATAAGTTTTACGTAGTGGAAGACTCTTTTATTGTTGGTGTTTGTTCGTTCTATTAGTGTTTATTATGATATGCACTCCAGAATCTTATTGTCAGTTTTGATCGATTTGCCATGGTTGTTTGATCATTTAGCTTTGTGAGGAATAGCTTCATCCTGTTTCTTCGGTATGACCAGTTTGGCTATACCCGCAAATCATGGCATTCCATGAAACAACATTTTTCAGTAGGTGTACAGTTCAACATAACTACATAAGCAATCTAGGAAACACACTAATGGCATCTTTATGCCGATCATCTTTTGCAAGCTGACCCAATTATTTGTGTGGCTGAAACGATATCTGCTCAGGCGTTTCGACTTTTCTTGAAGTGCACTAAAAACGCATAGAAATGCCCCCGTTTTTTACACCGACTATATTTTCTTTTAGTGCACCAAAAATAGTAGCACACAAACTCGTGCATTGGGTATTAGGATTACAAGCAGCGTACTAGCCAGTTGTTAACAATTTGGGTGTACGGTTCCCAAATTGGTGCTGCTTGAATCAAACATAAGCATTCTTATTACAAGTTCTCCACGAATTGGCTTTGCTTCTCTATAACAAATTCTGTGTCAGAAAATCTTCGATCAAACTTTTATGTGTCAGGCAACTGCATTTGTGGCAGAATTGGTGAAGCTGATAGCAGCTACACAGTATCTTTAGACCAATGGTGTCAGTCTCCCATTGCTCTTGCATTAGCCATCTCTTCCAATGAAGAAGCAGCGTTAAACCTTCATCAAATCCACCACCACCTCTCCCCATTGGGGTTGTAAGTCACGATGAAAACTACAAATTATTGAACTGACTGAAAAACATCAAATATGTGTATAACCAAGAAAGGGAAATCATTCATGTTCTACAAATTTATCATTACTAGTGGTAAGGTCTAAACCAGGGACCATTGGTCTGAACCAGCGTTATATAATTTGTAAAATTACATCAAATATGCGTTATAATGAATTACATTGTTATTGCCAATCTTCAACTAGGTAATAATGCCCTTGTAGTTGCACACACTAATGGTGTTTCCTAGATTATATTACATTGTTATTGCCAATCTTCAACTAGGTATCTCCGAACTATTAATGCAATTCCTGAAGTAGATAACGCTGCTGCTAGTTAGCTTCAATCTGTTGGACCTGCAACTGCATATCGGACACTTATTAATACTAACTAGATTTTGttcccgtgctacgcaccgggcggaCTCGTAGACCGTCTATCATCATTTTTGGTAGATGTGGCTTTGCCTCACCCCGTCGGGCATTTTTATTTGTTGTCGCGGAGCTTTGTCCCACCCTATTGttttggatttttgatttggtgtggctcggcttcgcctcgccccatccAAGTGTATGCTTGGCTCGGTTTCGCATCGCCCCGTCCCGATGCATGtttaagatttctaatttggTGTGGCTCGTCTTCGTCTCGCCCCGTCCGATTGCCCTTGCATGAGCCATCTCTTCCAATGAAGAAGCAGCATTAAACATTCATCAAATCCACCACCACCTCTCGCCATTGGGGCTGTAAGACACGATGAAAAGTACGAATTATTGAACTGACTGAAAAACATCAAATATGTGTATAACCAAGAAAGGGAAATCATTCCTGTTCTACAAATTTATCATTACTAGTGGTAAGGTCTGAACCAGGGACCATTGGTTTGTACGAGCGGCGCGGCAATCCGTGGCTATGTATGGTAGTTATGCCAGAAAACTGAGAACAAAATTATGCCACTTGTTATTAGGCCTGTCAACGATAGTTAACGTAACGGAAATTGGCTCTGCCGCTTCTGTTGCTATTAAAACGAGCGGTTAACCGATATCCGTTAAGTTCCGACGGAAATATGAATTCACAAACCAttaccgttacgttggacttaccGGATAACAGTTAATTTTCCGGTACCATACGGTATGTCACAAGACAAACAAAAACCACATGACAATTACATAGAACAACTTCTAAATCCAAAAAAAcaagttctaaatccatgccacacaaataaaacatacaaatgttcatgttctaaaccaAACTACATGTTCAGAATCTTTAAATGTTCTggcaaaagaaaagacaaaggatTAAAATAACTCCATCTCCATTTGTTGCAGCAACTGCAAttgcattcctccatctccagattctccACTTCCAACTGCATCTACAAATGCATTCCTCCTTACTCCTCAACTTctgcattttgaaaggaaaatcaaaagtgttagacAGTTAAGCAACTTAAGCTGCAAAAtggcaatgtcagtgcaataaCCCAATAAATATAATACCAAATAAAAGATTAAGATGTAAAGAAACTTACCAGTAATACAACTCTCACTGtcactgagagtgagatctggcagccaatcacccaaacaaagcgATACTTCAACAAGATATGGAGCcaatgaactcctgtgagatgtaAGAACCctgccaccaatactaaacatagATTTTGATGCTATAGTTGTCACTGGAActgccaatacatctcttgcaatccttgagagagttgggtacttatgagcatgattcttccactaacttaagatatcaaacctcatttcttcagtggttgtgcctttaggaagaactggttctgctaagtatgtctccaattctgacttctcaacctcaaacatgttgttttccataataaaatcatcataaccaaattcatatgatgttgttgtacctgcAGAGATCTCAAATCCAGCTGAATGCATTCCAGTATCAAAATAATCTGGAGCTGTAGTGTTGGTTTCATAAGCACATAAAAGAGCATTGAGTTCAAGCTCAAATTTGGTATAGTGACTTTTATAGTTTtccacaccatatactctcttcataacgaactccacccatttagccttgtacctaggatctaaaacaaccccaatgctcatcaaagtgttactttctttccagtagctatTAAATTTTATCCTCATATTCTTGGCCATGtctctgatatactcatgctcacATGATTCCCAGATCTTAATTCATCTATTAACTTCTTACACCCCGTTATAATATAAATTTgttgtgggatacttaatccaggaaaatttggttgaaatgacatcaaacaattccaaatattaacatatatgtactccttgttgccactccttataagttggtagtatcttgaagtcattatCCAAATCAGCTAGCCTAACAAAAGTTTGTCTCAGAGAAATTGCATCCTTtagcatcttaaaggtggagttccacctggtatccacatctaaacccacagaccttgaagcaggaagcttaacttgggaaatagcacattcaaatctctcttttctagcctgacttgctttgacatattttacacactctctaactgcatctataaatAGAGCATCCACTATCATTTTCACACCCTACAATCAAGTGCAATACATGATTactacacctcatttggaacatatcCCTATGAAGAACTAAACAAtctttgctatcaagccatttcttcagattttccatcataacattgttggagctagcattgtcagcagctaCACCAAATGCTTAGTGTCTATGTTCTAATCTAGACAtactgatttcactacagatgttagaacttctccagaatgtggtgatggcactaaagtatatgctagtgttttcttaatcactttccactcatcatctatgtaatgcattgtcacacagcaataaccatcctttgtatgcttacatgacca
The sequence above is a segment of the Papaver somniferum cultivar HN1 unplaced genomic scaffold, ASM357369v1 unplaced-scaffold_1036, whole genome shotgun sequence genome. Coding sequences within it:
- the LOC113327564 gene encoding F-box/kelch-repeat protein At3g06240-like is translated as EAVHWSGDTATREKTIISFDINSEKFIGLPLPEETMKCPEEIFDVQVLGDSLCLICGVRNVHVDVWVMQNYGVRESWTKQFTITQEGMTEEPRLLKFYGSVKDSEILIQVGERLGLYDQKNDSVRILDINGINDGNFFSESYVESLVSVSSGTYMGTTGKKQSKDAIEIQDSHSKRNTKVTMEEAADKEAKRKHNELLDESSSSSKRKRASYENKELDAVNSSLGDALFVNV